A part of Periophthalmus magnuspinnatus isolate fPerMag1 chromosome 19, fPerMag1.2.pri, whole genome shotgun sequence genomic DNA contains:
- the LOC129457179 gene encoding NACHT, LRR and PYD domains-containing protein 3-like isoform X1 yields MDQRETREDGAPPSKKAHRPAPGARAVSFKSDDSMKRWIEFKRKHGPEIHQKHPPPEPGPICESLRSDRSMDPPPKFSTEPVEQQGPEVSSGQHHQTQLDSIFKLLEEDICTFVQKELKKLHKVLSTDYPECLEPEEDEEQRSSSEAVLKITLNFLRRMKQKELAERLRSRSYSGVCQRKLKSNLQQKFECVFEGIAKAGNPTLLNQIYTELYITEGGSSEVNQEHEVRHMETASRKPDPAETPITCEDMFKGPAHIHGPIRTVLTKGVAGIGKTVLTQKFSLDWAEGKANQDIQLLFPFTFRALNVLKERSFSLVTLVHHFFSQTQTELCTFEDLQVLFIFDGLDECRLPLDFTKTKALTDPTESTSLHVLLVNLIRGILLPSARLWITTRPAAANQIPPWCISMVTEVRGFTDPQKEQYFRKRFRDEADTIISHIKTSRSLHIMCYMPIFCWIAATVLEHVLKSREREELPKTLTQMYIHFLVVQAKVKNIKYEEGSETDPHWSPETRKMVESLGKLAFEQLQKGNLIFYECDLRECGLDAAAASVYSGVFTQVFREEPGLYQDKVYCFIHLSVQEFLAALHVYQSFFSSGENLLEPPHSSESPKSTCHETEYHSNSKKEFPVPSESPDPDSAFYCSAVDQALQSPNGHLDLLLRFLLGLSLSTNQSLLQGLMTQTGNSSKTNQETAEYIEKRLSENVSAERSINLLHCLNELNDRSLVEEVQQYLRSGLLSEEDLSPAEWSALAFILLSSEDDLDQFELKKYCASEEALLRLMPVVKASNKALLTHCDLSERSCEVLSSVLSSQSSSLTVLDLSHNDLKDSGLEMLSVGLKSPHCKLERLSLSLCGLSPHSCGPLASVLSSSSLTHLDLTHNDLQDSGVELLCSGLKSAPCRLETLRLSGCLVSQRGGAALASALSSAPSHLRELDLSYNHPGPSAELLTALQDQRPLLCVRLDHAGAVRLTPGLRKYFCDLTLDPNTAQINLKLSDNNKKVTRVTEEQPYPDHQDRFETWNQILCSTGLTGRCYWEVQWSGKVYISVSCREIRRKGASFDCVFGWNDQSWSLECSEDGFSVYHNDNETPLPQSWSSSSGTVSVFVDCPAGSLSFYTVSSDQLTHLHTFNSTFNTPGPHTLFPGFTLLFSDSSVSLCRTDSSSSV; encoded by the exons atggatcagagagagaccagagaggacggAGCCCCTCCCTCTAAAAAAGCTCACAG acctgctcctggggCCAGGGCCGTCTCATTCAAGAGTGATGACTCTATGAAACGATGGATTGagtttaaaagaaaacatggtcCAGA GATCCACCAGAAACATCCTCCACCTGAACCTGGTCCCATCTGTGAGTCCCTCAGGAGTGACCGGTCTATGGATCCTCCACCTAAGTTTTCCACAGAACC AGTGGAGCAGCAGGGTCCAGAGGTCTCCAGTGGTCAGCACCATcagacacagctggactccatatttaag CTTCTGGAGGAGGACATCTGCACTTTTGTCCAGAAGGAGCTGAAGAAGCTCCACAAGGTTCTGAGTacagattacccagaatgcttagagcctgaggaggatgaagagcagaggagcagcagtgaggCTGTTCTGAAGATCACACTGAACTTCCTGAGGAGGATGAAGCAGAAGGAGCTGGCTGAGCGTCTGAGGAGCA GGAGTTATTCTGGAGTTTGTCAGCGTAAACTGAAGTCTAACCTGCAGCagaagtttgagtgtgtgtttgagggcatcgctaaagcaggaaaccccacccttctgaatcagatctacacagagctctacatcacagagggagggtcttcagaggtcaaccaggaacatgaggtAAGACACATGGAAACAGCCTCCAGGAAACCAGACCCAGCAGAGACACCCATCACATGtgaagacatgtttaaaggcccagctcacatacatggaccaatcagaacagtgctgacaaagggagtggctggcatcgggaaaacagtgctcactcagaagttcagtctggactgggctgaaggcaaagccaaccaggacatacagctgctgttcccgttcactttcagagcactcaatgtGCTGAAGGAGAGAAGCTTCAGCTTGGTGACACTTGTTCATCACTTCTttagtcaaacacaaacagaactctgCACCTTTGAAGACCtccaggtgctcttcatctttgatggtctggacgagtgcagacTTCCTCTGGACTTCACCAAAACCAAGGCCCTGACCGACCCCACAGAGTCCACCTCACTGCACGTGCTGCTGGTAAACCTCATCAGGGGGATCCTGCTTCCCTCCGCTCGCCTCTGGATAACCACACGACCTGCGGCGGCCAATCAGATCCCTCCATGgtgcatctccatggtgacagaggtcagagggttcaCCGACCCACAGAAGGAGCAGTACTTTAGGAAGAGGTTCAGAGACGAGGCCGACACAatcatctcccacatcaagACGTCCAGAAGCCTCCACATCATGTGCTACATGCCAATCTTCTGCTGGATCGCTGCCACAGTCCTGGAGCATGTgttgaaaagcagagagagagaagagctgcCCAAGACCCTGACTCAGATGtacatccacttcctggtggTTCAGGCCAAAGTCAAGAACATCAAGTATGAAGAAGGATCTGAGACAGACCCACACTGGAGTCCAGAGACCAGGAAGATGGTGGAGtctctgggaaaactggcctttgagcagctgcagaaaggaaaccTGATCTTCTACGAGTGTGACCTGAGGGAGTGTGGACTGGACGCTGCAGCggcctcagtgtactctggagtgttcacacaggtctttagagaggagccaggcctgtaccaggacaaggtctactgcttcatccatctgagtgtgcaggagtttctggctgctcttcacgTCTATCAGAGCTTCTTCAGCTCAGGGGAGAACCTGCTGGAGCCACCACACTCCTCTGAGAGTCCAAAATCTACCTGTCATGAGACTGAGTACCATTCCAATTCAAAGAAGGAGTTCCCTGTCCCCTCTGAGAGTCCAGACCCTGACTCAGCCTTCTATTGCTCTGCTGTGGACCAGGCCTTACAGAGTCCAAATGGACACCTGGACCTGCTCCTCCGCTTCCTCCTGGGACTTTCActgtcgaccaatcagagccttcTACAAGGTCTGATGACACAGACAGGAAACAGCTCCAAGACCAATCAGGAAACAGCTGAGTACATAGAGAAGAGGCTGAGTGAGAAtgtgtctgcagagaggagcatcaacctgctccactgtctgaatgaactgaatgatCGTTCTCTGGTGGAGGAGGTCCAACAGTACCTGAGGTCAGGACTTCTGTCTGAAGAAGATCTGTCTCCTGCTGAGTGGTCAGCTCTGGCCTTCATCTTACTGTCATCAGAAGACGATCTGGACcagtttgagctgaagaaaTACTGTGCTTCAGAGGAGGCTCTCCTGAGGCTGATGCCAGTGGTCAAGGCCTCCAACAAAGCTCT acTGACCCACTGTGACCTGTCAGAGAGAAGCTGTGAAGTtctgtcctcagtcctcagctcccagtcctctagtctgacAGTCCTGGATCTCAGTCACAACGACTTGAAGGACTCAGGGCTGGAGATGTTGTCTGTTGGTCTGAAGAGTCCTCACTGTAAACTGGAACGGCTCAG tctgtccctctgtggactgtcccctcacagctgtgggcctctggcctcagtcctcagctcctccagtctcacacacctggacctCACTCACAAcgacctccaggactcaggagtggagctgctgtgttctggactgaagagcgccccctgcagactggAGACGCTCAG GCTGTCTGGATGTCTGGTCtcacagaggggcggggctgctctggcctcagctctgagctccgccccctcccacctgagagagttagacctgagctacaaccatccaggaccctcagccgagctcctgaccgctctacaggaccagcgccccctgctgtgtgtcag actGGACCATGCTGGAGCTGTGAGGTTAACCCCAGGACTCAGAAAGT atttctgtgatctcactctggatccaaacacagctcagataaatctcaaactgtctgacaacaacaagaaggtgacacgtgtgacagaggagcagccgTATCCAGATCATCAGGACAGATTTGAGACCTGGAATCAGATTCTGTGTTCCACTGGTCTGACTggtcgctgttactgggaggtccaGTGGAGTGGAAAGGTTTATATATCAGTGTCTTGCAGAGAAATCAGAAGGAAAGGAGCCAGTTTTGACTGTGTGTTTGGATGGaatgatcagtcctggagtctggAGTGTTCTGAAGATGGTTTCTCTGTTTATCATAATGACAATGAAACCCCCCTCCCTCAGTCTTGGTCCTCCTCTTCTGGGACAgtctcagtgtttgtggactgtcctgctggctctctgtccttctacacagtctcctctgaccaactgacccacctccacaccttcaACTCCACCTTCAACACCCCCGGCCCTCACACTCTGTTCCCTGGGTTTACTCTCTTGTTTTCTgactcctcagtgtctctgtgtcgcACAGACTCATcctcctctgtgtaa
- the LOC129457179 gene encoding NACHT, LRR and PYD domains-containing protein 3-like isoform X2, whose protein sequence is MDPPPKFSTEPVEQQGPEVSSGQHHQTQLDSIFKLLEEDICTFVQKELKKLHKVLSTDYPECLEPEEDEEQRSSSEAVLKITLNFLRRMKQKELAERLRSRSYSGVCQRKLKSNLQQKFECVFEGIAKAGNPTLLNQIYTELYITEGGSSEVNQEHEVRHMETASRKPDPAETPITCEDMFKGPAHIHGPIRTVLTKGVAGIGKTVLTQKFSLDWAEGKANQDIQLLFPFTFRALNVLKERSFSLVTLVHHFFSQTQTELCTFEDLQVLFIFDGLDECRLPLDFTKTKALTDPTESTSLHVLLVNLIRGILLPSARLWITTRPAAANQIPPWCISMVTEVRGFTDPQKEQYFRKRFRDEADTIISHIKTSRSLHIMCYMPIFCWIAATVLEHVLKSREREELPKTLTQMYIHFLVVQAKVKNIKYEEGSETDPHWSPETRKMVESLGKLAFEQLQKGNLIFYECDLRECGLDAAAASVYSGVFTQVFREEPGLYQDKVYCFIHLSVQEFLAALHVYQSFFSSGENLLEPPHSSESPKSTCHETEYHSNSKKEFPVPSESPDPDSAFYCSAVDQALQSPNGHLDLLLRFLLGLSLSTNQSLLQGLMTQTGNSSKTNQETAEYIEKRLSENVSAERSINLLHCLNELNDRSLVEEVQQYLRSGLLSEEDLSPAEWSALAFILLSSEDDLDQFELKKYCASEEALLRLMPVVKASNKALLTHCDLSERSCEVLSSVLSSQSSSLTVLDLSHNDLKDSGLEMLSVGLKSPHCKLERLSLSLCGLSPHSCGPLASVLSSSSLTHLDLTHNDLQDSGVELLCSGLKSAPCRLETLRLSGCLVSQRGGAALASALSSAPSHLRELDLSYNHPGPSAELLTALQDQRPLLCVRLDHAGAVRLTPGLRKYFCDLTLDPNTAQINLKLSDNNKKVTRVTEEQPYPDHQDRFETWNQILCSTGLTGRCYWEVQWSGKVYISVSCREIRRKGASFDCVFGWNDQSWSLECSEDGFSVYHNDNETPLPQSWSSSSGTVSVFVDCPAGSLSFYTVSSDQLTHLHTFNSTFNTPGPHTLFPGFTLLFSDSSVSLCRTDSSSSV, encoded by the exons ATGGATCCTCCACCTAAGTTTTCCACAGAACC AGTGGAGCAGCAGGGTCCAGAGGTCTCCAGTGGTCAGCACCATcagacacagctggactccatatttaag CTTCTGGAGGAGGACATCTGCACTTTTGTCCAGAAGGAGCTGAAGAAGCTCCACAAGGTTCTGAGTacagattacccagaatgcttagagcctgaggaggatgaagagcagaggagcagcagtgaggCTGTTCTGAAGATCACACTGAACTTCCTGAGGAGGATGAAGCAGAAGGAGCTGGCTGAGCGTCTGAGGAGCA GGAGTTATTCTGGAGTTTGTCAGCGTAAACTGAAGTCTAACCTGCAGCagaagtttgagtgtgtgtttgagggcatcgctaaagcaggaaaccccacccttctgaatcagatctacacagagctctacatcacagagggagggtcttcagaggtcaaccaggaacatgaggtAAGACACATGGAAACAGCCTCCAGGAAACCAGACCCAGCAGAGACACCCATCACATGtgaagacatgtttaaaggcccagctcacatacatggaccaatcagaacagtgctgacaaagggagtggctggcatcgggaaaacagtgctcactcagaagttcagtctggactgggctgaaggcaaagccaaccaggacatacagctgctgttcccgttcactttcagagcactcaatgtGCTGAAGGAGAGAAGCTTCAGCTTGGTGACACTTGTTCATCACTTCTttagtcaaacacaaacagaactctgCACCTTTGAAGACCtccaggtgctcttcatctttgatggtctggacgagtgcagacTTCCTCTGGACTTCACCAAAACCAAGGCCCTGACCGACCCCACAGAGTCCACCTCACTGCACGTGCTGCTGGTAAACCTCATCAGGGGGATCCTGCTTCCCTCCGCTCGCCTCTGGATAACCACACGACCTGCGGCGGCCAATCAGATCCCTCCATGgtgcatctccatggtgacagaggtcagagggttcaCCGACCCACAGAAGGAGCAGTACTTTAGGAAGAGGTTCAGAGACGAGGCCGACACAatcatctcccacatcaagACGTCCAGAAGCCTCCACATCATGTGCTACATGCCAATCTTCTGCTGGATCGCTGCCACAGTCCTGGAGCATGTgttgaaaagcagagagagagaagagctgcCCAAGACCCTGACTCAGATGtacatccacttcctggtggTTCAGGCCAAAGTCAAGAACATCAAGTATGAAGAAGGATCTGAGACAGACCCACACTGGAGTCCAGAGACCAGGAAGATGGTGGAGtctctgggaaaactggcctttgagcagctgcagaaaggaaaccTGATCTTCTACGAGTGTGACCTGAGGGAGTGTGGACTGGACGCTGCAGCggcctcagtgtactctggagtgttcacacaggtctttagagaggagccaggcctgtaccaggacaaggtctactgcttcatccatctgagtgtgcaggagtttctggctgctcttcacgTCTATCAGAGCTTCTTCAGCTCAGGGGAGAACCTGCTGGAGCCACCACACTCCTCTGAGAGTCCAAAATCTACCTGTCATGAGACTGAGTACCATTCCAATTCAAAGAAGGAGTTCCCTGTCCCCTCTGAGAGTCCAGACCCTGACTCAGCCTTCTATTGCTCTGCTGTGGACCAGGCCTTACAGAGTCCAAATGGACACCTGGACCTGCTCCTCCGCTTCCTCCTGGGACTTTCActgtcgaccaatcagagccttcTACAAGGTCTGATGACACAGACAGGAAACAGCTCCAAGACCAATCAGGAAACAGCTGAGTACATAGAGAAGAGGCTGAGTGAGAAtgtgtctgcagagaggagcatcaacctgctccactgtctgaatgaactgaatgatCGTTCTCTGGTGGAGGAGGTCCAACAGTACCTGAGGTCAGGACTTCTGTCTGAAGAAGATCTGTCTCCTGCTGAGTGGTCAGCTCTGGCCTTCATCTTACTGTCATCAGAAGACGATCTGGACcagtttgagctgaagaaaTACTGTGCTTCAGAGGAGGCTCTCCTGAGGCTGATGCCAGTGGTCAAGGCCTCCAACAAAGCTCT acTGACCCACTGTGACCTGTCAGAGAGAAGCTGTGAAGTtctgtcctcagtcctcagctcccagtcctctagtctgacAGTCCTGGATCTCAGTCACAACGACTTGAAGGACTCAGGGCTGGAGATGTTGTCTGTTGGTCTGAAGAGTCCTCACTGTAAACTGGAACGGCTCAG tctgtccctctgtggactgtcccctcacagctgtgggcctctggcctcagtcctcagctcctccagtctcacacacctggacctCACTCACAAcgacctccaggactcaggagtggagctgctgtgttctggactgaagagcgccccctgcagactggAGACGCTCAG GCTGTCTGGATGTCTGGTCtcacagaggggcggggctgctctggcctcagctctgagctccgccccctcccacctgagagagttagacctgagctacaaccatccaggaccctcagccgagctcctgaccgctctacaggaccagcgccccctgctgtgtgtcag actGGACCATGCTGGAGCTGTGAGGTTAACCCCAGGACTCAGAAAGT atttctgtgatctcactctggatccaaacacagctcagataaatctcaaactgtctgacaacaacaagaaggtgacacgtgtgacagaggagcagccgTATCCAGATCATCAGGACAGATTTGAGACCTGGAATCAGATTCTGTGTTCCACTGGTCTGACTggtcgctgttactgggaggtccaGTGGAGTGGAAAGGTTTATATATCAGTGTCTTGCAGAGAAATCAGAAGGAAAGGAGCCAGTTTTGACTGTGTGTTTGGATGGaatgatcagtcctggagtctggAGTGTTCTGAAGATGGTTTCTCTGTTTATCATAATGACAATGAAACCCCCCTCCCTCAGTCTTGGTCCTCCTCTTCTGGGACAgtctcagtgtttgtggactgtcctgctggctctctgtccttctacacagtctcctctgaccaactgacccacctccacaccttcaACTCCACCTTCAACACCCCCGGCCCTCACACTCTGTTCCCTGGGTTTACTCTCTTGTTTTCTgactcctcagtgtctctgtgtcgcACAGACTCATcctcctctgtgtaa